tattttacagTGTTGTTTTTCATTATTGTTGTTTCACTTTGTCCTTGATTCTTGAGGATCATTCATGTGTGTGAGTTTAAGGAACAATGAGGTGTCATTTATCAACTTTTATTTGTTACAGCTATCGTGTAACATTTTCACTCAGTTTAATAAAATACATTGTTCTTACATGTCTTTTCAACGCTATTTCTACTTCTTTGAaacttcaaacaacaacaacaaatccagtgtaatcccacaagtggggtctggagaggatactgtgtacgcagaccttatcaaCTTTTATTTGTTACAGCTATCTTGTAACATTTTCACTCAGCTTAATAAAAGACATTGTTCTTACATGTCTTTTTACCGCTATTTCTGCTGAACttcaaacaacaataacaaacccagtgtaattccacaagtgggggTCTGTAGAGGATAGTgtatacacagaccttacccctatattgtgaaggttgagaggttgtttccgatagaccctcggcctAAGAAACAGTAAACAAGGAGCAACCAACActaacaacaacaagaaaaaaacaaaagacaCTACGTGTAATAACGAAGATctaaaaataagaaatacaagaaACTTGACTTTCATGTAAATTTCCAAGCAATTACTAGTTCAAAAGCCAAGGTTGACTACAGTATAACATTAGATTCTCCAAATATCAGCCATAATCAAAGTAAAGAGAAAGCGCCTGACTTTCTTTCTGTTTTCCAGCATTCTGGAGCTAAAGTTAAAACGAATTATCGAAACAAATAAACATATGTGCATCGCGGCACTAAGTAAGAGTAGCTTTCTCTTCCTAACATCCTACATACACTTTTGTGGCTTTAAGCTTTAATCCAGATGCAACTTATTTGCATGTGCCAAAAAGCTTTCATACAACAATCAAAAATCAGTTGCAGATCCGCAAAGGCAAAAATAGAAGGTCAGCTTTTCGGTTTCATTGCTTGGGTGATGTAGAAAAAGACCATAAGATATTCCTTTCATTCATCTtatcaaaacaaagaaaaagaaaagaaattacattCATCGTCTCCTTTGTTTTCTACGGCACTCAAAACATTCAGTACATGGAAATTTACTTCCATTAGAGTAGCTGGTATGGAGTTTACTGGGCGAGACTTTCAAGTCTTTCACTAGTATCTGGCGAAGCTTTTCATTTTCCTGCATGAGCTCGTCAATCACTTGCTGGTGTTTCAACACCTATCATGCACCAAACATATTTTCAGTACTTCACACGCCATATAAACATAAACCAACAGATAAAAACTTTTTCCCAGCCATTTCAGCAGTTAAACAATTGAATCTTGAATAGATAAATTTATTCAGGAAAAGAAACAAAAGCAGTGATAAACTGAGTTAATACGTTGTAAACCAAAGTGGTATGCATTTACAACAGACAAAGGAGTGCTTAACCACAAATTCATCTGTCTGTTAAATATGACCAAAGTGGTATGCATTTACTTATAACATTATACACTAACCGTTTCCTAGGTTTTAGCAATGTAAGTCAATATTCTATTAAGGACATCGTTAATAAGTGGTCTAATCAATCTTCCTCATATTACAATTTACTTGCAATAttattttaagtttaaaaaaggaaaaggaaaagagttagCTTCTAAATAAATAGTCAGAGTGAAAACTTACAATATGAAGAAGGTTGTTCTCTGATCTCAAACGTTCCGACTGCAAATACAGAAGTAGAAGAATTAGAACTAATACATGTTAGCAACATCCTATTTCAATTAACAATTATCAATCTCATCCTTAGCACAATATACAACAAGTCTAAAGAGACCTCACAAAATTACGCTTAGTGTATAATGTTATAAGTAATGTGTTTCATCTTCACATACCAGCCCATTTGCTGTACTGCCTTCATCCTTCAAAAGTGGACTCTGCAGAAAATTGCTAAGAACCTTCTCAGTTCGACTGCTATATGATGTATTTGAAGAGCTAACATTAGTTCTTGAAGTTTCATTTTCATGAGAAGAGAGAGAACTTGTGTTTGTATCTGTAAGCAAGCCCACAGAAGAACTATGAGGGACCTTCACTTCAAGTGAATTGACACTTCCCAGTGGATTCTGATTAGAGGCTTCATTGATTGTCCTCATGCCAGCTTGCAAGGACGGTGGAAGAATGCCTTGACCAACAGACAAGCCGGTCGACATTCCAGACTTCATCATTAATTTAGTCATGGCTTGCTGCAGATTGAGAGAAGTTATGTTAAAACCTTTGAAAGTGTGGAGGATGAGGGCAAACTCAGCAGGTAGCGGCAACAACACTATGGAGAGAATACATACAATTAAAAACAACTGAATCTGATCCACTACTCTGCGCTTCACAGCAAGACCTGACATACACCACCAAGATTTTGCTATTTAACAACAGAAATGTTTAGAAGAATCTGCCATAACACGGCTTTATAAAATAAAGTCTTTGTGATTCagctatttcctttttctttcttccattaTATCATTCCCAGAGTTTGTGGCCGCAATTAGTACCAAGCCTGTGGTTCAAAGATGACACAAGTTTACATTCCAATAAGCCCAATTAGCCTTGACTAAGGTATCTATCACTCAAACAGTTAACTCTACTGTTTCTTGAAACACCCATGGCAACCTGGCCATGATCAACAGATTTAAGTCTTCAACTCAATATCCTCTAAATAAAGAGTGCACATAAAGTGGTTAGCAACATCACTGTATTTTAGCAATTTTCCACTTCAAAATAAATCATCCTCAATGCAACATATAACCTTTAACAAAGAAAGAGTTAAGTCTACATACCAACTCCAAAACCATGTCCAAAACCTACTCCGCATCCAATGCCTGCTTCAATGCCTTTTGCCCCAACCTTCCTCAACTacagaaaagacaaagaaataaaatcagaaaaacaTCACAAGAACAAATTTGTAAGGTATATTGATCACAATGCTATATGAAGACAATTCAACAAATTAACATACAGAATTATTAACATGTCTTCCAACTCCAGAAAATGCATCCGTTGCGCCTCTAGTGGCAGTCATAACTTGATTTAGCATTGGTATTGCACCTAAAACCAAGGTAAGTTTAGTGATAAAGAGATATCAATCTAAAAGGATAGAGAGTCCTATAATATAGAGTATCTCATATCATAATCCCTTTCATGCTTAGATACTAGGGATCCGATAGTCACAAGAACACAGAAACGCTGAACAGGATTAGATTGTTATTGACACCAATACGATGATGTGACTAGCAAGCTGATAAAACCACACAAACTGCATACAATTTAGATTGCTCAATCACGCATCACATTTATCCATGTATAGCATCGTACAACAGATCAATGACTCGTGTTCGCTACATTGTTCAACTAAAAGCATCAACCCTATTAGAGTAGATTAATTGCTCTTTTCCATGAAAAGGCATCTAAAGGAACATTAACCCCTAGCCTGCAACTTTGTTATCTCTAAATCCCAGCAAACAATCTGATCACTAACAGCCAGAACT
Above is a window of Nicotiana tabacum cultivar K326 chromosome 8, ASM71507v2, whole genome shotgun sequence DNA encoding:
- the LOC107813691 gene encoding uncharacterized protein LOC107813691 yields the protein MDTDSTSSSSSSNSNGVIVTADKERRMRIENPFTLKVGQVFTGFGIGCGIGIGVGRPLNLGAIPMLNQVMTATRGATDAFSGVGRHVNNSLRKVGAKGIEAGIGCGVGFGHGFGVGLAVKRRVVDQIQLFLIQAMTKLMMKSGMSTGLSVGQGILPPSLQAGMRTINEASNQNPLGSVNSLEVKVPHSSSVGLLTDTNTSSLSSHENETSRTNVSSSNTSYSSRTEKVLSNFLQSPLLKDEGSTANGLSERLRSENNLLHIVLKHQQVIDELMQENEKLRQILVKDLKVSPSKLHTSYSNGSKFPCTECFECRRKQRRR